The Euleptes europaea isolate rEulEur1 chromosome 19, rEulEur1.hap1, whole genome shotgun sequence genome includes a window with the following:
- the CA6 gene encoding carbonic anhydrase 6 translates to MTNNGHSVQIDLPPTMTIIRGLPDTFTAVQFHFHWGGLDLEASGSEHTIDGMRYIAELHIVHYNSGKYSSFEEAKDKPNGLAVLAFLYESGDLENTYYSGFIASLAKIKYAGQSTVLNTLNILSLLPENLSNFYRYPGSLTTPPCSETVIWTIFDSPIKLSHAQIAMLENALLDWKNNTLRNDYRHAQPLHGRVVESSFRVKPAEGFCQPETFTSKLDEVRTQLQEMKKYLVDVMGKSGGSSGPFLAFYFPHENVGSYVKVQPLLEMDFNAFTLCFWSQNHNQGTQTVLHYSTPERDKELVATVGPALGVWIGGQSLHFDLDRESTAWVHYCITWDSASGTVHMWVNGVEGTGQNIEKGYVIHKDGTLILGKEKNFLLDVFSNGFSGWLSHLNLWNRVLDRLDIQKLTACKNGAEKGNVIAWGETPMTLSGGVVLETSSSCK, encoded by the exons ATGACCAACAATGGGCATTCAG TGCAGATAGACTTACCTCCAACCATGACCATCATCAGAGGGCTTCCTGATACCTTCACAGCAGTCCAGTTCCACTTTCACTGGGGAGGACTGGACCTGGAAGCCAGCGGATCTGAACATACCATCGATGGGATGCGATACATTGCTGAA CTGCACATCGTCCACTACAATTCAGGCAAATATTCAAGTTTCGAAGAAGCGAAGGATAAGCCCAACGGATTGGCGGTCCTGGCTTTTCTGTATGAG AGTGGGGATTTAGAAAATACTTACTACAGTGGTTTCATTGCCAGCCTGGCCAAAATCAAGTATGCAG gGCAGTCCACTGTGCTCAACACCCTCAACATCTTGTCCCTGTTGCCTGAAAACCTTTCAAATTTCTACAGATACCCAGGCTCCCTTACCACACCCCCTTGTTCAGAGACTGTGATCTGGACTATATTTGACTCACCCATCAAGCTGTCTCACGCACAG ATTGCGATGTTGGAGAATGCTTTACTTGACTGGAAGAACAACACCTTGAGGAATGATTACCGCCATGCCCAGCCCCTCCATGGCAGGGTGGTTGAATCGTCTTTCCGCGTCAAGCCTGCTGAAG GCTTTTGCCAACCGGAAACCTTCACTTCGAAACTAGATGAAGTACGGACCCAGCTTCAGGAAATGAAGAAGTATCTCGTGGACGTCATGGGCAAGTCTG GTGGCAGTTCAGGCCCATTCCTGGCCTTTTACTTCCCACACGAGAACGTCGGCAGCTACGTTAAGGTCCAACCCCTGCTGGAGATGGATTTCAACGCCTTCACGCTTTGCTTCTGGTCCCAGAACCACAACCAAGGGACCCAAACCGTGCTCCACTATTCCACCCCGGAGAGGGACAAAGAATTGGTGGCCACTGTGGGCCCAGCTTTGGGCGTGTGGATCGGTGGTCAATCTCTGCATTTTGACCTGGATCGCGAGTCTACGGCGTGGGTCCATTACTGCATTACATGGGACTCTGCCAGCGGGACTGTGCATATGTGGGTCAACGGAGTAGAAGGAACAGGCCAGAATATTGAAAAAGGATACGTCATCCACAAGGATGGGACTCTCATCCTTGGGAAGGAGAAGAACTTTCTGCTTGACGTTTTCTCCAATGGGTTTTCCGGTTGGCTAAGCCACCTCAACCTCTGGAATCGTGTCCTCGACCGCTTGGACATCCAGAAGCTCACCGCCTGCAAGAATGGAGCTGAGAAGGGGAACGTCATCGCTTGGGGGGAGACGCCCATGACTTTGTCCGGTGGAGTGGTTTTGGAGACCAGCAGCAGTTGCAAATGA